The following are encoded in a window of Psychrobacter sp. P11F6 genomic DNA:
- a CDS encoding OmpW/AlkL family protein produces MKLQSLVLATAAALTMTTAFAVPAGTWSVAAGAHMVDPKSDNGTLADGTIGVDVDSDVQPTISGEYFVANNIGIELLAATPFHHDITLTAGDATIDAKTQHLPPTLSVQYHFDGYNMPMNVKPFVGVGVNYTTFFKEKIYSDAFEKLELDDSVGVAGHIGLDIPFAPTEYFRIDARYMDIKTDASVKANGETIDLGEVDISPWVYGVAFVKTF; encoded by the coding sequence ATGAAACTACAATCCCTAGTTTTAGCCACTGCTGCTGCACTTACTATGACCACAGCATTTGCTGTACCAGCTGGTACTTGGTCTGTCGCTGCTGGTGCTCACATGGTTGACCCAAAGAGCGATAACGGTACACTGGCAGATGGCACTATTGGTGTCGACGTAGACAGTGATGTTCAACCAACCATTAGCGGCGAATATTTCGTTGCCAATAACATTGGTATTGAATTACTAGCGGCTACACCATTCCATCATGACATTACCTTAACTGCTGGCGATGCTACTATCGATGCTAAAACTCAGCATTTGCCACCGACTCTATCGGTACAATATCACTTCGATGGCTACAACATGCCTATGAATGTGAAGCCATTTGTTGGTGTTGGTGTGAACTATACGACTTTCTTTAAAGAAAAAATCTATAGCGATGCTTTCGAAAAATTAGAACTTGATGATAGCGTCGGCGTTGCTGGTCACATCGGTCTTGACATACCTTTTGCCCCAACTGAATACTTCCGTATTGATGCTCGCTATATGGACATCAAAACAGACGCCAGCGTAAAAGCTAATGGTGAGACCATTGACCTTGGTGAAGTTGACATCAGCCCTTGGGTATATGGCGTTGCTTTTGTTAAGACTTTCTAA
- a CDS encoding ion transporter → MLFQSIRRLRLFVYDILQNDEHDTLFSRCVDYFLIFLIMTNVAAVIAESVDSWYYPYQEYFTWFENFSIVVFSIEYLLRLWSVAEEKPDGTTWRQRWEWLKSPSALIDLVAIAPAFLNFFVTIDLRFLRILRLFRILKLTRYFASLRILLVVISKEKGSFQAVIFILIIMIVTASSGIYLVENHAQPEEFESIPKAMWWAVVTLTTVGYGDVTPITNAGKILGAVITILGVGLAALPAGILATGLANELAQRREELEQDFRAQLIDSDFDLVKNQMMIDKIRRELGLDKEQAQNIVLQVLREQELERREREVEERQKNFCPHCGEPL, encoded by the coding sequence ATGCTATTCCAATCTATACGGCGCTTGCGTCTTTTCGTTTACGATATTCTGCAAAATGATGAGCACGATACGCTGTTTAGCCGTTGCGTTGACTACTTTTTAATATTTTTAATCATGACCAATGTAGCAGCGGTTATTGCTGAGTCGGTTGACAGTTGGTATTACCCTTATCAAGAGTATTTTACTTGGTTTGAAAATTTCTCTATCGTGGTGTTTTCTATTGAGTATTTGCTGCGTTTGTGGAGTGTGGCCGAGGAAAAACCAGATGGCACCACTTGGCGTCAGCGCTGGGAGTGGTTGAAAAGTCCTTCTGCGTTGATTGATTTAGTCGCTATTGCGCCAGCTTTCCTGAATTTCTTTGTTACGATTGATTTACGCTTCTTACGTATATTACGTTTATTCCGAATTCTCAAACTGACCCGCTATTTTGCTTCGTTACGCATCTTATTGGTGGTCATCAGCAAAGAAAAAGGCTCATTCCAAGCGGTTATTTTTATTTTAATAATTATGATTGTGACGGCATCTAGTGGCATTTACTTGGTTGAAAACCACGCCCAGCCAGAAGAGTTTGAGTCGATACCTAAAGCGATGTGGTGGGCGGTGGTGACGCTAACGACGGTGGGCTATGGCGATGTTACGCCGATTACCAATGCGGGTAAAATATTGGGTGCGGTTATTACCATATTAGGTGTGGGTCTGGCGGCATTACCTGCAGGTATTTTAGCGACTGGTTTGGCAAATGAGCTTGCTCAGCGCCGTGAAGAGCTTGAACAAGACTTTCGAGCGCAGCTGATTGATAGCGATTTTGATTTGGTGAAAAATCAGATGATGATCGATAAAATTCGCCGTGAGCTGGGACTGGATAAAGAGCAGGCGCAAAATATCGTATTGCAGGTATTACGCGAACAAGAGCTTGAGCGCCGCGAAAGAGAAGTGGAAGAACGACAAAAGAACTTTTGCCCACATTGCGGTGAGCCACTGTAA
- a CDS encoding TerD family protein, translating to MPTTASLPLLSDSLRGLGLDAGTLFFALNYEFTKIEPKGMFKRFKKNQSAIDIDLACVLYDDNCTISDIVWFKKLRDKAESVKHQGDSLNGKDRGEQAMYLAPLDQEQIRLYLDKIPAHVTHIAMIANSYHGHPFSRVKKGEIHLSDDEGNRCFEVNLKQLPRDCTTLWVAHLRREVDDWHLTLQNLPLPAEDLATAAQQVAHELARALPIPQAI from the coding sequence ATGCCGACCACTGCCTCATTGCCATTACTGTCAGACAGTTTAAGAGGACTGGGCTTAGACGCGGGAACCTTATTTTTTGCGCTAAACTATGAATTTACCAAGATTGAGCCAAAAGGCATGTTTAAGCGCTTTAAAAAAAACCAGAGCGCTATTGATATTGATTTGGCTTGCGTACTATATGACGACAATTGCACCATCAGTGATATCGTTTGGTTCAAAAAATTGCGCGATAAAGCGGAATCAGTGAAACATCAAGGCGACAGTCTCAATGGCAAAGATCGCGGCGAACAAGCGATGTATTTGGCACCTCTTGACCAAGAGCAAATCAGGCTTTACTTAGATAAAATCCCAGCACATGTCACCCACATTGCTATGATAGCCAACTCTTACCACGGTCATCCGTTTTCAAGAGTCAAAAAAGGCGAGATTCATCTAAGCGATGATGAGGGCAATCGATGCTTTGAAGTCAATCTAAAGCAACTGCCACGTGATTGTACGACGCTGTGGGTGGCACATTTACGCCGAGAAGTGGATGATTGGCATCTCACACTGCAAAACTTACCCCTTCCTGCCGAAGATTTAGCAACGGCGGCGCAGCAAGTCGCCCATGAATTGGCCCGGGCGCTACCCATTCCACAAGCTATCTAA
- a CDS encoding helix-turn-helix transcriptional regulator gives MTVHSTDADHSHAQTNSVEQANTVAAADSHVSGDNNDNRHGAATTARQWQVLSQLQRNRWVGTTHIYEQLMMAGFDISLRTVQRDLNALAKRFPIEKNNANPQGWRWRDDAPLQSLPHMNLSQAVAFNMVEANLTQLLPPVILDELFPWFDLARRQLKNSKVTHSWIDRVRIEPATQPLIAPHIDLDSKDNIYHALFYQLQIKASYTRSNKSQASEYLLNPIAIIQRGVIIYLLATRTDDPNFTIRTFALHRFTSVDILESAAQTPESFQLDTYLDAGGMGFSHPLFGELPNHGKNTAIELQFTKQAGKSLTESKLSDDQTVTLDDDTLTIQATVNLTSQLVWWLRGFGNGLLNAKPALLHQAVLDKFFDHK, from the coding sequence ATGACTGTACATTCTACTGACGCCGACCACTCTCATGCTCAAACGAACTCTGTTGAGCAAGCTAATACTGTAGCGGCAGCGGACAGTCATGTCTCAGGAGATAACAACGATAATCGCCATGGCGCGGCGACGACAGCGCGCCAGTGGCAAGTATTATCGCAACTACAGCGCAACCGCTGGGTGGGCACAACCCATATCTACGAGCAACTGATGATGGCAGGCTTTGACATCAGCCTGCGCACTGTCCAGCGCGACTTAAATGCGCTGGCAAAACGCTTTCCCATAGAAAAAAACAACGCCAACCCGCAAGGCTGGCGCTGGCGTGATGACGCGCCACTCCAAAGCTTACCGCACATGAATCTATCGCAAGCAGTCGCCTTTAATATGGTTGAAGCCAATCTAACTCAGCTACTACCACCTGTTATTTTAGATGAATTATTCCCGTGGTTTGACTTGGCAAGGCGGCAGCTAAAAAACAGTAAAGTCACCCATTCATGGATCGACAGAGTGCGTATCGAGCCTGCCACTCAGCCACTAATCGCGCCGCATATTGACTTGGATAGCAAAGACAATATTTACCATGCGCTATTTTATCAATTACAAATCAAAGCCAGCTATACCCGCAGCAATAAATCACAGGCCAGTGAATATCTTTTGAATCCCATCGCTATTATCCAGCGCGGTGTGATTATTTATCTGCTGGCAACTCGTACTGATGATCCAAACTTTACCATTCGTACCTTTGCCCTACATCGATTTACTAGCGTTGATATTCTTGAAAGCGCCGCACAAACACCTGAGAGTTTCCAACTCGATACTTATTTGGATGCGGGTGGTATGGGCTTTAGCCACCCCTTATTCGGTGAGCTGCCTAATCATGGCAAAAACACCGCTATTGAGCTACAATTCACCAAACAAGCGGGCAAAAGCCTGACTGAAAGCAAGCTCAGTGACGATCAAACTGTTACGTTGGATGATGACACGCTGACCATTCAAGCCACTGTCAACCTAACTTCACAACTGGTTTGGTGGTTACGTGGTTTTGGCAATGGTTTATTGAATGCCAAACCAGCATTGTTACATCAAGCCGTATTGGATAAGTTTTTTGATCATAAATAA